GGAGTGGGGTGGATGCAGCCTACATGGGTCCTGCTGTGGGGTGGATGAGATTTCGGTGGGGTCTCCGACAGGTGCTGGATGTGGTCTAGACTCCACTGTCTTCTGTGGCAGGTTTTCAAGAACCCCAGTTTCAGCATGTTAACCGTGAAGAATGACATCACCCTGCTGAAGCTGGCCTCCCCAGCCAAGCTGACAGCCCGCGTGTCCCCCGTGTGTCTGCCCAAGGCTACCGATGACTTCCCCGGAGGCCTGACCTGCGTGACCACGGGCTGGGGCCTGACTGATCCCAAGGGTAAAGTCTCCGGGTCTCTGCACCGCTCTGGCCGCTTGGAGGACAGACTCCTGGAGTGCCAAGGGGAACTCAACTTAGCCAACTGATCTGACGGCCAtcccctcacctcagtccccCGCCCCCTGACCTTCCCGGGCACATACTGGACTAGGAAAGGGGGCCCTACTCAGGACCCCCAGCTCTGGGCAGCCTTCTGCCCCTTCCGGCTAGAGTTCCAGGTCctgtctctctccctgtcccAGGCCAAACCCAGAAAATTCAGCTGGAAGGCCCCCCCAGGGGTCCCCACCTGACTGGGCACAGCTACCCTGTGCGTGCCCCAGGAGGGCAGGGGCAGCTGGGGCCTTTCCTCTGCAGAGGGGCCCCGGGGGAGCTCTCCAGGCCCCTCCCTCTCTGTTGGGGTCCCAGTGCCAGGCGAGGCCATGGGGCTGTAGTGCCAGGGATCGGGAGCTGCCCCATGCTGCCCAGCTGACGCCGTCTCCTGCCTGCCTTTGTTTTCCAGCTCAGAACACCCCAGACAAGCTGCAGCaggtggccctgcccctgctgaccAACACGCAGTGCAAGACCTACTGGGGCTTCAGGATCGCGGACGTCATGATCTGCGCGGGCGCtgctggagcctcctcctgcatgGTACCCAGCTCTGCAGCGCCGCGGCCCCCTGTGCCCACCTGTCTGGCCACACATCGCTCCTAGTGCTGGCACAGATCCCCAGGGGCCATGCTGTGGCCCCCACTTTACACCAGTCTCTAGAGAGAACCCCTGCAATGTGCCAGACCTCCGGGGGTCTCACTCTCCCTCCGGGTTAGAGCACGGCCTCACTGCCTCCTTAGGCtggccttcatagaatcatagaatatcagggttggaagggaccccagaaggtcatctactccaaccccctgctcaaagcaggaccaattcccagttaaataatcccagccagggctttgtcaagcctgaccttaaaaacctctaaggaaggagattctaccacctccctaggtaacgcattccagtgtttcaccaccctcttagtgaaaaagtttttcctaatatccaatctaaacctcccccactgcaacttgagaccattactcctcgttctgtcatctgctaccattgagaacagtctagaaccatcctctttggaaccccctttcaggtagttgaaagcagctatcaaatcccccctcattcttctcttctgcaggctaaacaatcccagctccctcagcctctcctcataactcatgtgttccagtcccctaatcatttttgttgcccttcgctggactctctccaatttatccacatccttcttgaagtatggggcccaaaactggacacagtactccagatgaggcctcaccaatgtcgaatagaggggaacgatcacgtccctcgatctgctcgctatgcccctacttatacatcccaaaatgccattggccttcttggcaacaagggcacactgctgactcatatccagcttctcgtccactgtcacccctaggtccttttccgcagaactgctgccgagccattcggtccctagtctgtagctgtgcattgggttcttccgtcctaagtgcaggaccctgcacttgtccttattgaacctcatcagattccttttggcccaatcttccaattggtctaggtccttctgtatcctatccctcccctccagcgtatctaccactcctcccagtttagtatcatccgcaaatttgctgagagtgcaatccacaccatcctccagatcatttatgaagatattgaacaaaaccggtcccaggaccgacccttggggcactccacttgataccagctgccaactagacatggagccattgatcactacccattgagcccgacaatctagccagctttctacccaccttatagtgcattcatccagcccatacttccttaacttgctgacaagaatactgtgggagaccgtgtcaaaagctttgctaaagtcaagaaacaatacatccactgctttcccttcatccacagaaccagtaatctcatcataaaaggcgattagattagtcaggcatgaccttcccgtggtgaatccatgctggctgttcctgatcactttcctctcatgcaagtgcttcaggattgattctttgaggacctgctccatgatttttccagggactgaggtgaggctgactggcctgtagttcccaggatcctccttcttcccttttttaaagattggcactactttttccagtcatccgggacttccccggttcgccacgagttttcaaagataatggccagtggctctgcaatcacagccgccaattccttcagcactctcggatgcaactcgtccggccccatggacttgtgcacgtccagcttttctaaatagtccctaaccgcctctatctccacagagggctggccatctcttccgcattttgtgatgcccagcgcagcagtctgggagctgaccttgttagtgaaaacagaggcaaaaaaagcattgagaagCCTTCAGCTCCCCTGCCTCACACTGCGAGGCCCACTGTGCCAGCACCCTGCCCAGATGCAGGGACCCCCACTGTTCGGGTGGCACCTCACCTCCAGACGAGAGGCCTGACTCCTTCTAGCAGCCAGTTCTTCTCTTATGCCTTCCAGGCCGGGGTTTGGCAGCTGGGTATCCTTGCCCAGCTTCCCTGCCAGAGACGGGCAATCCCTTATTCACTGGCTGTCAGAGCCCTGTGATTGAGTTTCCTGTTGTCTTCTCAGACACCCCATTGATATGGGGACTCAGGCCCAGATAGCTAGTACCACTTGTCTCTTCACCTGCCTTGAGAACAAACAGTTCTTTTCCACCCCACTGGGTAACAATGCAgcaaagtggggaaactgaggcacacaccagCTTCCTAAAAATAGCctagaaaattcccacttcaccACAGCCACCACCGAGACGACTGTCCTTCTGGCCACATCCCCCTTCAGCTATCCCTGCCTGCCTGTCACCCCATCCCTACAGCTGTCTACATAGCCCTCCTTTGTCCacccctggctccatgcagccaGCCTTCCCTTCCTCCATGCACCTGGAGCAGGGTGGCCCCAGGCTTCTGCACAATTGGgacatctgcctcagtttccccttccatcGCCCCTAGACAGGAATACAGTGTCTCAGTGTGCAGTTCAAGACCTACCTCCGGGCATGGTGTATTCGTGTACACGTTCAGGAACATGCAGAACCCTCATGGTAAAACTGGTCTGCCCAAACCCCCGAAGGACAGTCACAACTGTTTTCCAAGGAGTATATCcagcctgttcccagctctttGCCCCTGCTCCAGGCTCTACTCTTCAGCCATGCCCCTGAGGGCCCCCAGATTCACTCTTCCCCTGGAGCCCCCAGTCTGGTCTCCTGGGAGAGGGCTCCCCGCGGTATCCCACTGCACGGGTCTCTTCGCTTGCAGTCCTACCCCAGATCCCCCATCCAGCACCAATCCTCTTGGTTCAGGCTCAGTGCCCCCTAACCAGCCCGGGTCTTCCCCTTGTTCCTAGGGGTCTCAGCACAACAGCTCCCAAAACTCCACtgggctccccagctctgggccgTTCTCCCCAACAATGGCTTGCACCTTTAGCTAGTCCCACCCTCTCTGTGATGTGATCTACCTCTGCCCCCTACCTCTCTCCTTGTCCTCCCCCGGCCCCTTTCTTAAGCCCACCCGGGAGGCAGCTGACCAGTCACAGGGGCATGGGCCTCTtctctcttaaagggccagtctcTCTACGACACCCCTTGTTTCTCTGCCCGCGATCCCCGCTCCCCAtagctctccccagccctgggacccGCAGTGGATACACAGGGCCCCATCCAGACAAGCGCAGACTCGTTTGCATTTGGGGATCAGCCGGTGGATGAGCAGGTCCCCCTCGCTTTGCGACCCCCTAGAAGGAGACGCCCCCCAACCTGCTGCTTCTCCTTGCAGGGCGACTCCGGCGGCCCCCTGGTGTGCCAGCAGGACGGCGCCTGGACCCTGGTGGGGATCGTCTCCTGGGGAAGCAGGACCTGCTCCCCCTCCACGCCCGGCGTTTACGCCCGCGTCACCAAGCTCAGGGCCTGGATCGACCAGACCATCGCGGCCAATTAACGCAGCAGCACGTTCCCAGCGTGACGGGTCAATAAAGACACATTAGAGACCAGCTGTGCCCATGCCCTGCAGTCCTTGGCTCCTGGGCCGCGACAGGGCCCATGGGAGGGGAGAAAGCTGGGGCAGTGGGGACCCCCGGCCTCGCCTGCTCTCGCCCCCGGCCTG
This genomic stretch from Lepidochelys kempii isolate rLepKem1 chromosome 12, rLepKem1.hap2, whole genome shotgun sequence harbors:
- the LOC140896054 gene encoding chymotrypsinogen 2-like, which produces MAFLWLLPCLAFLGAAHGCGLPAIQPVISGYARIVNGETAVPGSWPWQVSLQDNTGFHFCGGSLISENWVVTAAHCRVSTSDRVVLGEFDQGSPAEDVQVLQIAQVFKNPSFSMLTVKNDITLLKLASPAKLTARVSPVCLPKATDDFPGGLTCVTTGWGLTDPKAQNTPDKLQQVALPLLTNTQCKTYWGFRIADVMICAGAAGASSCMGDSGGPLVCQQDGAWTLVGIVSWGSRTCSPSTPGVYARVTKLRAWIDQTIAAN